A genomic segment from Nodularia sphaerocarpa UHCC 0038 encodes:
- a CDS encoding ABC transporter substrate-binding protein: MIQFRKFKQLAAWAFIGLLTSWMVSCSAANVGTNTQQPASGEATVEFWTMQLQPQFTDYFQNLITNFEAQNSSIKVNWVDIPWAAMENKILTAVSANTPPDVVNLNPVFASQLAGRNAWLDLDTKISNEERSSYLPNIWKASTLNGKSFGLPWYLTTRLTIYNTDLLKQAGITKPPATFKELADVAQQIKDKTGKYAFFVTFAPQDSGEVLESFVQMGVTLVNSEGKAAFNSPQGKAAFQYWVDLSKKGLLPKESLTQGHRHAIDLYQSGQTAFLASGPEFLKTIATNSPQIAEVSAIAPQLTGDTGKKNVAVMNVVVPRASKHPDAAVKFALFLTNDENQLAFAKEANVLPSTIKALGDSYFKNVPDTATTVEKARIISAEQLQQAEILTPTLKDSKRLQKAIYENLQAAMLGQKTVDKALEDAAQEWDSRA, encoded by the coding sequence ATGATACAATTCCGAAAATTCAAACAACTGGCTGCTTGGGCATTCATTGGCTTATTAACCAGTTGGATGGTAAGTTGTAGTGCTGCAAATGTTGGTACAAATACACAACAGCCTGCTTCAGGAGAGGCAACTGTTGAGTTTTGGACAATGCAACTCCAACCTCAATTTACTGACTACTTCCAAAACCTGATTACAAATTTTGAAGCTCAAAATTCTAGTATAAAGGTTAACTGGGTGGATATACCTTGGGCAGCGATGGAGAACAAGATTTTAACAGCTGTTTCCGCAAATACGCCACCTGATGTTGTGAATCTCAATCCAGTTTTTGCTTCCCAACTGGCGGGACGAAATGCCTGGTTAGACTTAGATACAAAAATCTCTAATGAAGAACGTTCCTCCTATCTACCGAATATCTGGAAAGCCAGCACCCTGAATGGTAAGAGTTTTGGGCTTCCCTGGTATCTCACTACACGGTTAACTATTTATAACACTGATTTATTAAAACAGGCAGGTATCACTAAACCACCAGCAACCTTCAAAGAATTGGCAGATGTAGCCCAGCAAATTAAAGATAAAACGGGCAAATATGCTTTTTTTGTGACTTTTGCACCGCAAGATTCTGGTGAAGTTTTGGAATCATTTGTGCAAATGGGTGTCACCCTAGTAAATAGCGAGGGTAAGGCGGCGTTTAATTCTCCACAAGGGAAAGCAGCGTTTCAATATTGGGTAGATTTGTCTAAAAAAGGGCTACTTCCTAAAGAATCCTTAACCCAAGGACATCGCCATGCAATTGATTTATACCAATCTGGACAAACGGCATTTTTAGCTTCTGGGCCTGAGTTTCTCAAAACAATTGCCACTAATTCGCCCCAAATTGCTGAAGTTTCAGCCATAGCCCCCCAATTGACTGGTGATACTGGTAAAAAAAATGTGGCGGTGATGAATGTAGTTGTCCCCCGCGCCAGCAAACACCCGGACGCTGCTGTGAAATTTGCTTTATTTCTCACCAATGATGAAAATCAGCTAGCCTTTGCGAAAGAGGCTAATGTCTTACCATCGACAATCAAAGCACTTGGTGATAGTTACTTTAAAAATGTTCCTGATACTGCTACAACAGTAGAAAAAGCGAGAATTATTAGTGCTGAACAACTGCAACAAGCAGAGATTTTAACGCCTACTTTGAAAGATTCTAAACGTCTGCAAAAGGCAATTTATGAGAATTTGCAAGCAGCAATGTTAGGTCAAAAAACTGTAGATAAAGCCTTGGAAGATGCAGCACAAGAATGGGATAGTCGGGCGTAA
- a CDS encoding bifunctional folylpolyglutamate synthase/dihydrofolate synthase, translating into MDINSLLQPFGRFGVNLGLSRILKLLANLGNPHHQVPVIHVAGTNGKGSVCAYLSSILTEAGYRTGCYISPHLVDWTERISINKEPISSDKFSQLILQVKDAIQPDHEYPTQFEVITAAAWLYFAQAKVDVAVVEVGLGGRLDATNVSDQPLVTIITSISREHWQQLGPTVADIAREKAGIIKPGCPVVVGQLPPEAEKVVRSRAQELQSSYIAPPPAHQITPRWAEYKTIKNSHIIKYPLPLHGQIQLTNSALALAAVEILNNTGWEICQESIVNGMSKTQWPGRMQWVSWNQQKLLIDGAHNPGAAHALRDYIDSLDIPKITWIMGMLATKEHHDIFRALLRSPPAGGASSPKAGGASSHDQLYLVPVPDHSSANPLELAKIAREICPELSICETHPDLSSALEAAFTSTNNQVVLCGSLYLIGHFFTISHSVN; encoded by the coding sequence GTGGATATCAATTCTTTACTCCAACCCTTTGGGCGTTTCGGCGTTAATCTGGGACTGTCGCGCATTCTCAAACTGTTGGCAAATCTCGGCAATCCTCACCACCAAGTGCCAGTAATTCATGTCGCCGGCACTAATGGTAAAGGTTCGGTTTGTGCTTATCTTTCCTCCATACTGACTGAGGCTGGTTATCGTACAGGATGTTATATCTCTCCTCATTTAGTTGATTGGACAGAACGTATTTCCATCAATAAAGAGCCAATTTCCTCTGATAAATTCAGCCAATTAATCCTACAAGTCAAAGATGCTATTCAACCTGATCATGAGTACCCGACTCAGTTTGAAGTGATTACCGCAGCTGCTTGGTTGTATTTTGCTCAAGCTAAAGTTGATGTGGCTGTGGTAGAGGTGGGTTTAGGAGGACGATTGGATGCGACTAATGTTTCTGACCAGCCATTAGTCACAATAATTACGTCTATTAGCCGGGAACACTGGCAGCAATTAGGACCAACTGTTGCTGATATTGCTAGGGAAAAAGCCGGGATTATTAAACCAGGATGTCCGGTTGTGGTTGGACAATTGCCCCCAGAGGCGGAAAAAGTCGTGCGATCGCGCGCTCAAGAATTACAATCCTCATATATTGCACCTCCACCAGCCCATCAAATAACTCCCAGATGGGCTGAGTATAAAACTATTAAAAATTCCCACATCATTAAATATCCTTTACCATTACATGGGCAAATTCAATTAACTAATTCCGCTTTGGCTTTAGCTGCTGTAGAGATTCTCAATAACACAGGTTGGGAGATTTGTCAAGAGTCCATTGTCAATGGTATGAGTAAAACTCAATGGCCGGGGCGAATGCAATGGGTGAGTTGGAATCAGCAAAAATTATTAATTGATGGCGCTCATAATCCAGGCGCAGCCCATGCACTGCGAGATTATATAGATAGTTTAGATATCCCTAAAATAACTTGGATTATGGGAATGCTGGCTACTAAAGAGCATCATGATATTTTTCGAGCTTTGTTGCGATCGCCTCCGGCGGGCGGAGCATCATCGCCAAAGGCAGGCGGAGCATCGTCCCATGACCAATTATATCTCGTACCAGTACCAGATCATAGTTCAGCTAATCCTCTTGAATTAGCCAAAATAGCGCGGGAAATTTGCCCAGAATTATCCATCTGTGAAACTCATCCAGACTTATCATCAGCCCTAGAAGCAGCTTTCACCTCCACAAATAATCAAGTGGTTTTGTGTGGTTCCCTCTACTTAATCGGGCATTTTTTCACCATTTCACATTCCGTTAATTAA
- a CDS encoding photosystem II protein Y — translation MDIDYRIAIVVAPIAIAGAWAAFNIGAAALRQVQNFLNKEA, via the coding sequence ATGGATATCGATTACCGTATTGCCATCGTTGTTGCACCAATTGCCATTGCTGGTGCTTGGGCTGCTTTTAACATTGGTGCCGCAGCTTTGAGACAAGTGCAAAACTTTTTGAACAAAGAAGCGTAA
- a CDS encoding gamma carbonic anhydrase family protein: protein MSTASYWPSPDFSQAAFIAANAIVIGSVNIQAGASIWYGAVVRGDVERIDIGECTNIQDGAVLHGDPDLPTILENHVTVGHRAVIHSAYIERGCLIGIGAIVLDGVRVGHGSIIGAGAVVTKNIPPFSLVVGVPGKVLRQISADEAAELIEHAERYKKLALVHAGKGNDLGFYPKK, encoded by the coding sequence GTGTCTACAGCTTCTTACTGGCCATCTCCCGATTTTTCTCAAGCCGCCTTCATCGCCGCCAATGCTATAGTCATCGGTTCCGTAAACATTCAAGCCGGGGCGAGCATCTGGTATGGTGCAGTTGTCAGGGGAGATGTGGAACGAATTGATATTGGCGAATGTACAAACATTCAGGATGGGGCAGTTTTACATGGTGATCCAGATTTACCAACAATTTTAGAAAATCATGTCACCGTCGGGCATCGCGCCGTCATACATTCAGCCTACATTGAACGTGGCTGCTTAATTGGTATTGGTGCGATTGTTTTAGACGGGGTAAGAGTGGGTCATGGTAGCATTATTGGTGCTGGCGCAGTCGTGACTAAAAATATTCCCCCCTTTTCCCTGGTTGTCGGTGTTCCCGGTAAAGTATTGCGCCAAATTTCAGCAGATGAAGCCGCAGAATTAATCGAACACGCCGAACGTTACAAAAAGTTAGCTTTGGTTCATGCCGGAAAAGGAAATGATCTCGGATTTTATCCAAAAAAATAG
- a CDS encoding TIGR02652 family protein: MMNPGLQYPIFGADIQCPHCRQTIPALTLTDTYLCPRHGAFEADPKTGELVHLQSGRHWRRWNNEWYRQHTHPDGIRFEIHEALDKLYTQGYRATRVIIAIRYQELMSGYLERSTPWRSGQPETTSARLYGLPVDFSPDAAEDPCWDVINFDLEKEPGVPVRYPYFRLFE; this comes from the coding sequence ATGATGAATCCAGGTTTGCAGTACCCCATATTTGGCGCTGACATTCAGTGTCCCCACTGTCGTCAGACTATTCCGGCGCTGACACTCACAGATACCTATTTGTGTCCGCGACACGGTGCTTTTGAGGCTGATCCTAAAACAGGAGAATTAGTTCATCTACAGTCGGGTCGTCATTGGCGGCGCTGGAATAATGAATGGTATAGACAGCATACCCATCCGGATGGGATTCGCTTTGAAATCCACGAGGCATTGGATAAGCTATACACTCAAGGTTACAGAGCCACACGAGTAATTATTGCTATACGTTATCAGGAATTGATGAGTGGCTATTTAGAACGCAGCACTCCTTGGCGTTCTGGACAACCGGAAACTACCTCTGCACGATTATACGGCTTACCTGTGGATTTTAGTCCGGATGCTGCGGAAGACCCTTGTTGGGATGTGATTAACTTTGATTTGGAAAAGGAGCCTGGTGTCCCTGTACGCTATCCCTATTTCCGATTATTTGAGTAG
- a CDS encoding VOC family protein, which yields MHHASIRTANIHQAIAFYEQLGFTVCERFTTGYTLACWMEGLSGRIELIQIPEPKPAPDAFGDEHYVGYYHLSFDLTAITSDLPGWLTNLQLRVNEVADLPPLKILLQPTQQQIGDRIWEVAFIADTDGLPLEFIRCLV from the coding sequence ATGCACCACGCTTCGATTCGCACTGCAAATATTCATCAAGCGATCGCCTTTTATGAGCAGTTAGGTTTTACAGTCTGTGAACGCTTCACTACAGGCTATACCCTGGCTTGCTGGATGGAAGGCTTATCCGGGAGAATTGAATTAATCCAAATTCCTGAACCCAAACCCGCACCGGATGCTTTTGGCGATGAACATTATGTCGGCTATTATCATCTGTCTTTTGATTTAACTGCTATTACATCAGATTTACCCGGCTGGTTGACAAATTTACAATTACGTGTTAATGAGGTGGCAGATTTACCACCCCTGAAAATACTTTTACAACCGACACAGCAGCAAATAGGCGATCGCATCTGGGAAGTCGCTTTTATTGCTGATACTGATGGCTTACCCCTAGAATTTATTCGGTGCTTAGTATAA
- a CDS encoding plastocyanin/azurin family copper-binding protein: MTWLFKINHKILYQFFPAGLQTIRRITVVCLLLCLGFVSHGQAIASNATDNILKQPATEITISLGNSANELKFEPDHLEFEPGKRYLLRLNNPSQLKHYFTAKDFADGIWTQKLQAGKVEVKGAIHELELKPGGEAEWVFVPMKPGSYNLHCSIPGHTEAGMSGEIAIR, translated from the coding sequence ATGACTTGGTTATTTAAAATAAATCACAAAATTTTATACCAATTTTTCCCGGCTGGACTGCAAACAATTCGGCGGATAACTGTAGTATGTTTGTTGCTGTGTCTGGGTTTTGTGAGTCATGGTCAGGCGATCGCCTCTAATGCCACCGACAATATATTGAAGCAACCAGCCACAGAAATTACAATTAGTTTAGGTAATTCTGCCAACGAACTCAAATTTGAACCCGATCATTTAGAATTTGAGCCTGGTAAACGCTATCTACTGCGCCTGAATAATCCCAGCCAACTAAAGCATTATTTCACAGCCAAAGACTTTGCAGATGGCATCTGGACACAAAAACTCCAAGCAGGCAAAGTAGAAGTTAAAGGCGCAATTCATGAACTAGAACTGAAGCCTGGTGGTGAAGCAGAATGGGTATTTGTACCCATGAAACCAGGAAGCTATAATTTACACTGTTCAATACCAGGTCATACAGAAGCAGGTATGAGTGGTGAAATTGCGATTAGATGA
- the map gene encoding type I methionyl aminopeptidase: MNILTNLLAQKTQAKPEKKQRRGIEIKSPREIEIMRESGKIVATVLKEISEMVKPGMTTADLDAYAEKRIREMDATPSFKGYHGFKGSICSSINNEVVHGIPNAKKVIRTGDVLKVDTGAYYQGFHGDSCITIAVGDVTPDAAKLIRVAEEALFKGIEQVKAGTYLLDLAGAIEDHVKANGFSVVEEFTGHGVGRNLHEEPSVFNFRTREMPNVKLRAGMTLAIEPILNAGSKHTRILSDRWTAVTVDNSLSAQFEHTVLVTETGYEILTDRTKV, translated from the coding sequence ATGAACATTCTCACTAACTTGCTCGCTCAAAAAACTCAGGCTAAACCTGAAAAAAAACAACGCCGGGGTATTGAAATTAAATCGCCGCGTGAAATTGAAATTATGCGGGAATCAGGAAAAATTGTCGCTACTGTACTCAAAGAAATTTCTGAAATGGTCAAGCCAGGAATGACCACAGCAGATTTGGACGCTTATGCCGAAAAACGTATCCGCGAAATGGATGCTACACCAAGCTTTAAGGGATATCACGGTTTTAAAGGTTCTATTTGCTCCAGTATTAATAATGAAGTAGTGCATGGCATCCCCAATGCTAAAAAAGTGATTCGGACTGGGGATGTATTAAAAGTAGATACAGGTGCTTATTATCAAGGTTTTCATGGTGATTCCTGCATTACAATTGCCGTGGGTGATGTAACACCAGATGCAGCTAAATTAATTCGCGTCGCTGAAGAAGCTCTTTTTAAAGGTATTGAACAAGTCAAAGCCGGAACTTATTTACTTGACCTAGCAGGAGCAATCGAAGACCATGTAAAAGCAAATGGTTTCAGTGTAGTTGAAGAATTTACCGGACATGGTGTTGGTCGGAATCTACACGAAGAACCATCAGTCTTCAACTTCCGCACCCGCGAAATGCCGAATGTGAAACTGCGCGCCGGAATGACCTTGGCAATTGAACCAATTTTGAATGCAGGTTCTAAGCACACCAGAATATTATCTGACAGATGGACGGCTGTAACTGTAGATAATTCACTATCAGCGCAGTTTGAGCATACAGTTTTAGTGACAGAAACAGGTTACGAGATTTTGACAGACCGCACAAAAGTTTAA
- a CDS encoding Uma2 family endonuclease, with product MTQAITKPKVVTYAEFVELKPEGGLYELHDGVIVEMPQPLGEHEEVTGFLARKLTLEFDRLNLPYTIPKQALVKPPESESAYLPDVLILNRANLTNEPLWKKQSTVSQGASVPLVIEVVSTNWRDDYYKKLADYEEMGIPEYWLVDYLALGGRKFIGNPKKPTISVYQLIEGEYQVSQFRGSDRIQSPAFPELNLTAEQIFPDGNNS from the coding sequence ATGACTCAAGCCATAACCAAGCCCAAAGTAGTAACTTATGCAGAGTTTGTAGAGTTGAAACCTGAAGGTGGACTTTATGAATTACATGATGGAGTAATTGTTGAAATGCCACAGCCTTTAGGAGAACATGAAGAAGTTACAGGGTTTTTAGCCAGAAAACTCACTTTAGAATTTGACAGATTAAATCTTCCCTATACTATCCCTAAACAAGCATTAGTTAAACCACCTGAAAGCGAATCTGCTTATTTACCAGATGTTTTGATATTGAACAGGGCTAATTTGACAAATGAACCGTTATGGAAAAAACAATCAACTGTTAGTCAAGGTGCATCAGTACCATTGGTGATTGAAGTAGTTAGTACTAACTGGAGAGATGATTATTATAAAAAGTTAGCTGATTATGAGGAAATGGGTATTCCTGAATATTGGCTAGTGGATTATCTAGCTTTAGGGGGAAGGAAATTTATCGGTAATCCCAAAAAACCGACTATTTCTGTATACCAACTAATTGAAGGTGAGTATCAAGTTAGTCAATTTCGAGGAAGCGATCGCATTCAATCCCCAGCCTTCCCAGAGTTAAATTTGACCGCAGAGCAAATTTTCCCAGATGGCAATAATTCGTAA
- a CDS encoding amidase, whose translation MNEIDLAFTPALELANLIRLREVSPLELVELYLKRISQLNPQLGSYFTVSAELAIADAKVKTDTLTTTSELPPFFGVPISIKDLNAVAGIPCNYGNPALSQNIPNYDDGVVTRIKQAGFIILGKTATSELGSFPYTEPTGFPPARNPWNLEYTPGGSSGGAAAAVAAGLCAIAQGSDGGGSVRGPAACCGLVGIKPARGRVTHAPVGNQVAGIATNGPIARTVADAAALLDVMSGYFTGDPYWLPDPQPSFLAATTQKLGNLRIAFSTKIPPLGEADANCQQGVMQTVKLLAEFGHTITEKCPDLTALVEPFQIVWQGGVAASGLPIEALQPMNQLLFSRTGSVGEYLRAVSQMQIVARQIVAFFDTVDILVLPVYLHSPIRVGEWANLSPAETFQKIIHWVAPCPAFNATGQPAIALPVGFDSNGLPMSVQLIGKPAAEATLISLAAQLEAANPWIQHRPTLATLT comes from the coding sequence ATGAATGAAATTGATTTAGCTTTTACACCAGCACTAGAATTGGCGAACTTAATTCGTCTCCGGGAAGTGTCGCCTTTAGAGTTGGTGGAATTATATTTAAAGCGGATTTCGCAATTAAACCCCCAATTGGGAAGTTACTTTACGGTTTCAGCAGAATTGGCGATCGCCGATGCTAAAGTTAAAACAGACACACTGACAACCACCTCAGAATTACCGCCATTTTTTGGTGTACCGATTTCCATTAAAGACCTCAATGCTGTGGCAGGTATACCCTGTAACTACGGTAATCCCGCATTATCACAAAATATCCCTAACTATGATGATGGGGTAGTTACGCGCATTAAGCAAGCTGGATTTATTATTCTGGGAAAAACCGCCACCTCAGAGTTAGGTTCATTTCCTTACACCGAGCCTACAGGATTTCCCCCAGCTAGAAATCCCTGGAATTTAGAATACACTCCCGGCGGTTCCAGTGGTGGTGCAGCAGCAGCTGTAGCCGCAGGACTATGTGCGATCGCTCAAGGTTCTGACGGTGGCGGTTCAGTGCGAGGGCCTGCGGCTTGCTGTGGCTTAGTAGGAATCAAACCAGCACGGGGTAGAGTGACTCATGCACCCGTAGGAAATCAAGTAGCGGGAATTGCTACCAATGGGCCGATTGCGCGGACTGTGGCGGATGCAGCAGCCCTTTTAGATGTTATGTCTGGCTACTTCACCGGCGATCCTTACTGGTTACCCGATCCTCAACCCTCATTTCTCGCCGCTACCACCCAAAAACTCGGTAATTTACGAATTGCCTTTAGTACTAAAATTCCCCCCTTGGGCGAAGCTGACGCTAATTGTCAGCAAGGGGTAATGCAAACTGTCAAATTATTAGCAGAATTTGGTCACACAATCACAGAGAAATGCCCTGATTTGACTGCTTTAGTGGAACCGTTTCAAATTGTCTGGCAAGGTGGGGTAGCGGCTTCAGGACTCCCCATTGAGGCATTACAGCCAATGAATCAGTTGCTGTTCTCGCGCACAGGTTCTGTGGGTGAATACCTCCGCGCCGTTTCTCAAATGCAGATTGTCGCTAGGCAAATTGTGGCGTTTTTCGATACCGTAGATATACTGGTATTGCCCGTTTATCTGCATTCCCCGATTCGGGTGGGAGAATGGGCTAATTTGAGTCCAGCAGAAACATTCCAAAAAATTATCCACTGGGTAGCACCTTGTCCAGCTTTTAATGCTACGGGACAACCTGCGATCGCACTTCCGGTAGGTTTTGATAGTAATGGCTTACCCATGAGTGTACAGCTAATTGGCAAACCTGCGGCTGAAGCTACTTTAATTAGTCTCGCAGCGCAATTAGAAGCCGCAAATCCTTGGATTCAACATCGCCCAACTTTGGCAACGTTAACTTAG
- a CDS encoding Crp/Fnr family transcriptional regulator: MQASLAQLSQIIVFAGLEIADKVKLQPDTLVQSYSKGEIILHEGDRLPEKLYAVVSGAIQVTKTATTGKETILRELATGEIFAAPALLGNGISPATVTAECDCEILTVQRHALLQTIQNQPEIALRMLMVFNTRIQQLHETVHGLVSERAIIRLTRLIQYFADTSGTETTSQGKTLKVKLSYYRMARSIGITYEECLRLIKSLNSVLAYSRGGKIIILDSEKLEAIASGNIDY, from the coding sequence ATGCAGGCATCTTTAGCACAACTCTCACAAATTATCGTGTTTGCAGGGTTAGAAATTGCAGACAAGGTAAAATTGCAACCTGACACCTTGGTGCAAAGTTACAGCAAAGGAGAGATTATTCTGCATGAAGGCGATCGCCTACCAGAAAAGTTATATGCTGTAGTTAGTGGTGCAATTCAAGTTACCAAAACAGCAACCACAGGCAAAGAAACCATTTTACGGGAACTAGCGACTGGGGAAATTTTCGCTGCGCCTGCACTTTTAGGAAATGGTATTTCACCAGCAACGGTGACAGCTGAATGCGATTGTGAAATTCTCACCGTTCAACGTCATGCTTTACTGCAAACCATTCAAAATCAACCAGAAATTGCCTTACGGATGTTGATGGTATTTAATACTCGGATTCAGCAATTACATGAAACAGTACACGGATTAGTTTCGGAAAGGGCTATTATTCGCCTCACTAGATTAATCCAATATTTTGCGGACACATCAGGAACCGAAACCACTTCCCAAGGTAAGACTTTAAAAGTTAAATTATCTTACTATCGCATGGCTCGGAGTATTGGGATTACTTATGAAGAATGCCTACGGTTAATTAAGAGTTTAAATTCTGTACTTGCCTACAGTCGGGGTGGTAAAATAATTATATTGGATAGTGAGAAATTAGAGGCGATCGCTTCTGGAAATATAGATTATTAA
- a CDS encoding cupin domain-containing protein, translated as MNNQTTTNQSLITQLREQIEYPHAGVLSKVITQDKACQYTLFCLAATTEISEHTSTRNATINVLEGRGILTLSGKDIILEPGVFVFMPGNALHALKAGENLAFLLTLSEKVGDK; from the coding sequence ATGAATAATCAAACAACAACAAACCAATCTCTAATTACCCAACTGCGAGAACAAATTGAATATCCTCATGCTGGAGTTCTCAGCAAAGTCATAACTCAAGACAAAGCTTGTCAATACACCTTATTTTGTCTAGCAGCTACAACTGAAATTTCCGAGCATACTTCCACTCGCAATGCTACTATTAATGTTTTAGAAGGCAGAGGTATCCTCACCTTATCAGGCAAAGATATCATACTTGAACCAGGAGTTTTTGTCTTCATGCCTGGGAATGCACTCCATGCGTTAAAAGCAGGAGAAAACTTAGCTTTTTTACTAACCCTTTCCGAAAAAGTAGGAGATAAATAA
- a CDS encoding SAM-dependent methyltransferase — protein sequence MTNTILNFQTASGHQVLAAAGKKYLRPGGRIATEKLCQWANFQPGETVLELASSFGYSAISLAQRYHLKVVGIEKNPDSVVRARENVRAAGLENQIEIIEGDIFHLDVIPEKFDYVLAEAILTMQSPGAKAKILTGIHNRLKAGGKFLSHELLATDKEEQISADLARVIRVNSTPLSADNWIGVCATAGLEVQKHQTGTMSLLNLRRMFQDEGIFNTMQILWNILTQKSIRQRVLEMRYVFNKYRNELGYIIICAVAD from the coding sequence ATGACCAACACTATCCTCAATTTTCAAACAGCTTCTGGACACCAAGTTTTAGCAGCAGCAGGTAAAAAATATCTGCGTCCTGGTGGAAGAATAGCAACAGAAAAATTATGCCAATGGGCGAATTTTCAGCCTGGTGAAACAGTGTTAGAATTAGCTTCTAGCTTTGGATACAGTGCGATATCCTTGGCGCAACGCTACCATCTGAAAGTAGTAGGAATAGAAAAAAATCCTGATAGTGTAGTTCGTGCGCGTGAAAACGTCCGCGCTGCTGGGTTAGAAAACCAAATTGAAATTATTGAAGGTGATATTTTTCATTTGGATGTCATACCAGAAAAGTTTGATTACGTTTTAGCTGAAGCCATTCTCACAATGCAGTCTCCTGGCGCAAAAGCCAAGATTTTGACGGGAATACACAACCGACTCAAAGCGGGAGGTAAATTTCTTTCCCATGAATTATTAGCAACTGACAAAGAAGAACAAATTAGTGCTGATTTAGCCAGAGTAATTCGAGTTAATTCTACACCACTTTCAGCAGATAACTGGATTGGGGTTTGTGCAACAGCAGGATTAGAAGTACAGAAACATCAAACAGGAACCATGAGTTTATTGAACTTGAGGAGGATGTTTCAAGATGAAGGGATTTTTAACACCATGCAGATTTTGTGGAATATCTTGACGCAGAAATCTATCCGCCAAAGGGTGTTAGAAATGCGCTATGTCTTCAATAAATACCGCAATGAATTAGGCTATATAATTATCTGCGCTGTGGCTGATTAG
- a CDS encoding EndoU domain-containing protein yields MHRNPVKLLSQRLGSQLTLLFLACFLGMQNTAQAQSQPATQLLPFFDNINNPVPVRFPRGQKLDITPPPPLLNSFDKAVLNICGSIGTRVTRNKFKQLLSSYPDVLEKLQTVSSGELRPGRRNKTEFIEDLTDIWFRNRGFEHIFCGELKSDNKIGGLHFYGRYLQLQNEGIGGRLPNNQRREEVVPGVIYTIGVVIKQGNRTFTDVIKGYSYLSNAQELLVDATQIFKLQENSEGACIFNVRDQNTGTTFPKVFVRRQKAIVTFYPDATPQGANCKR; encoded by the coding sequence ATGCACCGTAACCCTGTAAAGCTGCTATCTCAAAGGCTAGGGAGTCAATTAACTTTATTATTCCTCGCTTGCTTTCTGGGGATGCAAAATACCGCACAAGCACAGTCTCAGCCAGCAACTCAACTTTTGCCATTTTTCGATAATATAAATAACCCGGTTCCTGTAAGATTCCCCAGAGGGCAAAAACTAGATATTACACCACCACCACCACTGCTAAATTCTTTTGATAAAGCTGTTCTCAACATCTGCGGTTCCATAGGAACAAGAGTCACCCGCAATAAATTTAAACAGTTGTTGTCCTCTTACCCAGATGTATTAGAGAAACTTCAGACAGTTAGCAGTGGTGAACTTCGTCCAGGACGCAGAAATAAAACCGAATTTATCGAAGATTTAACCGATATTTGGTTTAGAAATCGGGGGTTTGAGCATATTTTTTGTGGCGAACTCAAAAGTGATAATAAAATTGGTGGCTTGCATTTTTATGGGAGATATTTACAGTTACAAAATGAAGGAATTGGCGGACGCTTACCGAATAATCAGAGGCGTGAAGAAGTTGTTCCTGGTGTCATTTATACAATCGGTGTGGTGATTAAACAAGGAAACCGCACATTTACAGATGTGATTAAAGGCTATAGTTATCTGAGTAATGCTCAAGAATTGCTTGTAGATGCGACCCAAATCTTTAAACTGCAAGAAAATTCTGAGGGCGCGTGTATTTTTAATGTCCGAGACCAGAATACAGGAACAACTTTTCCCAAAGTTTTTGTGAGAAGACAAAAAGCTATAGTTACCTTCTATCCTGATGCTACTCCCCAAGGAGCAAACTGTAAAAGATAA